The DNA window CCATTTTACCAAGTCAACCATTTTGAAGTACTGAATTTAGCCACGGACAGTTCTCAGTTGTTTGGCTGGTTCGCGGATTCCAGGCTTTTGATATATATGAGGGATTGCTTGGTCTTAAATATGATATCGTGTCATCTGAGGTCGCCTTATTTATTGACCATATGAGAATAAAGGCAAATTGAATGGGATTACAGAAAGTATGATAATACTTTTGTCTTTTACTTATTTTGAATGTCAATTTGAATTAGGATTATGGCCTGGGACAAAAGGGAGTTGAGCATTGCAAACGCTGCCGATCtatttatgtcaaaaaatCCAAGAAACTGCAGCCTCATGGGATGGCGCACCAGGTTCAGAGTGAAGTTGGTGATCTataaaaacacttttaaataatggccttttaaaaattgttttgcgaCTCACAACTGCCTCGAGTCTCTGATCCAAAGCTGATTGAAGGACAGATATTTCACTAAGAAGTTTGATCATCTCTTCGTGGGCATCCAGCAGGGAGAATAGATTGTACGCGTTTATCCAGAAATCGGCCAGGGACATGACCAAATGAGCAGTGTAAGTAACGACGATGAAGTTGGGGAAAATTTCCTCTGTAACCCCGTACTTGTGCAAGGTAAATATTGCGTATACATTGGCCAACAAACTTGAGTAGGCAGTGTAGATGAAGCAGACAATCTGCACTTGGTAAGTTCTTGGCAATCGTTCGATGAGAGCTTGTAAGTCGGACTGGGCTTGGGCTATTTCTTCCAAACGATCGGCCAGACTGCAGCAAGTGGTCACAAACACTCCGATACGGTTGGGATTCAGGAAACGCGTTTCGGCTATTACAGCTTCCAAATCCTTTTTAAGGAGAGTGTACCGCCCTCGAACATACGCCATGCCATTAAAGTAGTGCAAAATGATCACCTGTATGATGAGGGACAGGTTGAAGAAGCCCAGTATGCCAAGGGCCGCGGAAATATTTATCCCTTTTCGCATCTTAGACAGACAGATGATACCCTGTAGAGTCTCAACTGCCGAGGCGCAGAAGAACTTGCAAGCTATGCTTCTCCGGCAGTACGGAAGTATCTCGGGGCTGTACTGCCGGCGGAACGAGTCCACCAGATGCATTAGGGACCGACGGTTGTGCCATCCACTAAACAAAGCCAAGATAACGCATGATGTGCGACACACTGACAGCAGGATGAACACGAGCTCCTGGAGAGGACTCGACACCTCCCATATTTTAGCTATTACGGGGAAGTTGATTACGTAGAAAACCAGCGTGATTAAAATGGACAATTGCGAGCAAGCTGCACATATTGTAGATCGCCTGGTAGCTTTGGTGCGACCCGCTTCAAAGTCGACTTCGAAGTTCAAAACCCCGGTAAGACGACTGGTGAAATATGTTATGCA is part of the Drosophila biarmipes strain raj3 chromosome 2R, RU_DBia_V1.1, whole genome shotgun sequence genome and encodes:
- the LOC108022139 gene encoding putative gustatory receptor 59d — its product is MHLVDSFRRQYSPEILPYCRRSIACKFFCASAVETLQGIICLSKMRKGINISAALGILGFFNLSLIIQVIILHYFNGMAYVRGRYTLLKKDLEAVIAETRFLNPNRIGVFVTTCCSLADRLEEIAQAQSDLQALIERLPRTYQVQIVCFIYTAYSSLLANVYAIFTLHKYGVTEEIFPNFIVVTYTAHLVMSLADFWINAYNLFSLLDAHEEMIKLLSEISVLQSALDQRLEAVITNFTLNLVRHPMRLQFLGFFDINRSAAFAMLNSLLSQAIILIQIDIQNK